A single region of the Flavobacteriales bacterium genome encodes:
- a CDS encoding ribosome maturation factor RimP gives MALVDTIKSLVEEELEGSPYFLVEIIGGGSGKKIQVLVDGDEGINIDKCSQISRSISKVIDDEGFEADPFILEVSSPGADKPLKHERQYKKHVGRKLQIETTKQTIEGKLLDICNNELSLLVVEDKKKKIEKTVEIPLDDIIKTTVILSFK, from the coding sequence ATGGCATTAGTTGATACGATTAAATCGTTGGTTGAGGAAGAATTGGAAGGAAGCCCCTATTTTTTGGTAGAAATAATTGGCGGAGGAAGCGGTAAAAAGATTCAGGTTTTGGTGGATGGGGATGAAGGAATAAACATTGATAAGTGTTCACAAATAAGCCGATCTATTTCCAAAGTTATTGATGATGAAGGTTTTGAGGCCGACCCTTTTATACTTGAGGTTTCGAGCCCAGGAGCAGACAAACCTTTAAAACATGAAAGACAATACAAAAAACACGTTGGCCGTAAGCTGCAAATTGAAACTACCAAACAGACTATTGAAGGAAAATTACTCGACATCTGCAACAATGAACTGTCACTGTTAGTGGTCGAAGACAAAAAAAAGAAAATTGAAAAAACGGTAGAAATACCATTGGACGATATAATTAAAACAACAGTAATATTATCTTTTAAATAA